From the Melospiza georgiana isolate bMelGeo1 chromosome 11, bMelGeo1.pri, whole genome shotgun sequence genome, the window GCACAATTGTTTATTGTAGATTGATGATAGCAAATTTGATTAGATAAGTTAATTGTAATTTACTTGATCCAGCCACATTTTCTATGTTCTTTTTATTCCTCCAAAAATATTGCTATGTATCAAATCCACATTTGGatatgtggttttttttaaggaactACTTGGGTTTATATACATAAACcttaatcagatttttttccctttttttaggTGGCTTTAGATTTGTGGGAAGATCTGAAAAGCTGTAAAGAAGATCAGAAGGAGtggcttattaaaaaaataaacgaGTCACAGTTTATCATCATCGTGTGTTCCAAAGGGATGAAATACTTTGTTGAAAAAAAGAACTGGAAGCACAGAGGAGTAGCCAGAgatgcaggaaaaggagaacCCTTTCTCTTTGCTGTGCTGACAGTGGCAGAGAAGCTTCGTCAGGCCAAGCAGAACTCAGCTGACCTCTGCAAGTTCATTGCAGTTTACTTTGATTACTCCTGTGAGGGGGACATCCCTGCCATTCTGGATCTGAGCACAAAATACAAGCTCATGGACAATCTCCCCCAGCTCTACTCACACTTACACTCCAGGGATCTCAGTGTGCAGGATTCTGAGGGGTTTCCTGTTAACATCAGtaaaaggaattatttcaggAGCAAATCTGGGAGGTCCCTTTATGTTGCTATTTGCAACATGCATCAGTTCATTGATCAGGAACCAGACTGGTTTGAGAAACAATTCATTCCCTTCCCTCCACCTTCTTTACACTACTCAGAGCCTGTCATGGAAAAATTTGATTCAGGCTTGGTTTTAAATGACTTGGTGAATAAACAGGTGATGGATGGTGATTTTTACCTGAAAACAGATCTAAACATTTCAGTGGGGAATTCAGACTCTCACTGTATCATTCAGCACTTAAACCTTGGAGAAGATACTGAAACTCAGGACATTCaagggggtggcagctctgtccTTCAGCCATTGCTACATGTTGTTAAAGCTTCAAACCTGAAAGACATGCCTCGAGATTCTGGGATCTATGATTCATCTGTCCCTTCATCTGAATTATCTTTACCTTTAATGGAAGGACTATTGACAGACCAAATGGAAACATCTTCCATTACAGGAAGTGTTTCTTCATCATCAGGTTTAGGTAAGATACAGCAGTGTGTCAAAACTTAAATTCAGTTACTGTGCATATTTCTGCCATCTCCAAAGAGGTAAGATAATATGTGAGGAGCCATATAAAAGGCTGCAGAGAAAGGTGAACATTGTATAAAGATggtaaaaataaacacaaaattaaaaatatttaaaagtataaaataaaagtaaaaataatatataaaataaaaatatcatataaaactaaaaaataaaaataggtaTCGTAACTTTGGAAAAATTGTTTCCTAAACTTACAGTGTGTGGAGGAAGTCTTAGCTAGATAAGATTTCACTAAAATTCTATTAATAAGTCACTGCTCATTAATTGACCTATTCTTGGAGAGATAGCTTCTTCCTTCCAGGGACCCCTTGGCAGCTGGGATTTCAGCTGACAGCTGTGTGCTGTAATCCAGAGGGTGATATGGTGCAGCATTCTCACAGCCAGCCATAAATCTAAACCTGGCATCCAGCACATACTGGATCCTTCAGGGGTATCCTCTGTACTGTGCTTAACTCAAGTTTCAGGATGACATCAGGCTTCCCACAGATACAGGGCTGGGGAATGAACAAATGTCTTTCAATGGAGTAATTTAAATGCTTGGAAGACACTCTCCAGAATAGACACCCAGCTCAGATACCTCCAGTTAGAAGGTGTAAATTTTGCCTCAGGCTGTATAAAAAACTGATTTAACCTTACTAGTTACAGGATATTGAACTGGCATCACAACTAGCTCAGTGAGGAATGTTCCAGCAATTGTATTGATATGATAAAAGTGCTCTGCTGAGATTTTCCTTAAGCAGCTACAACAGGTGAATATTGCATTTTGATGGTTGTatgctgttctttttttctaGAATAAGTGTTGACAGTGCATTAACTAGACATTTCTCTTGGGTAAATGAACCTTTAATTCTTATTTAGATAACTCATAACTAATGTTTGATGCCAGAATGATCTTGAAGGAAGAGAATACAAATGCTGATTTACAGATACTGCACCTATCAGTTAGATAGCCTGTGTGACTAAATagttaaaatttgaaaaaaacttcaggtggaaaaaaatacagatttactATTTTAATTAATCAATTAAGCCACAATTACTCTGTTTTCAGAATGAAAACTATATTTTTTACTTTCCTATCATCTTCTAACTTGGTCTTTTCTCACATGTGTGGGAAAAATGACAGATGATCTCTGTAAAGGTTCTAATGAGAGTGGGATGCTAGTTTAAAATGTATGGCCTCCCTGGAAGAATGCTTTCCCAGTGTGCCCCTCCTGATTCAATGCTGAGCTGTCAGCTGggtgtcccagctgcagggaggcacAGGAAGACAGAGGCAGTCTTCCCAGTAATTAATTCTCAAGTCACATACCCCCTTGGTAACACGCTCCAGCTGTGGAGGTTAAACGTTACAGCTCTTGCTGATGTTCCAGTGTCTCAAGAAACCacaatttctgtctttttcccATTTACTGCCCTCATCCAAAAGCACCACCCTGCCTGAGTCTCccccaaaccacagccctgTACAGGGTACAAAGGAGACAGCAATGAAACTGGGCATCATCTGCCTTTTAGACTGCAACCCGTTAAATTTCTTTAGTATCCCAGACATACAAAGCATTTACAGCCCTGATATTTATATGCATGCTAATGAGAGGAGTAAATAGaattttttagcttttattcTTGTTCTGAGAGATAGACACATCCAAATGATTGCTCTGAATTCACCCTACATTTCtgttttttacttaattttacCTGTTGCTTGGTCAGAGCAGATGTGAATAGCTCTGACATTTAGCATCTCAAAAGatctttcctctcttccttaAAAGGCCAGTTTGATATAATCTTTTGAATAAAAATCATAAATCCCCTTATTTATAATCCTTTCTTTCAGTGCAGTTCCTGAGCAGACTACTGGTCTGCAAAGTAAAGATTCTCAAATATATCATCATATTTAGCATGGAGTTTAAACCAGTTTAATTTTGATGAAGTACCAACAGCTAAACCTTTATTAGGTCCATTCACTGATGAGGTCTTCCCTAAGAAGTTCTGCCTGGGAAGAAAGTCAGTGTTGTACCTCTAGATAACATTTGCTGAGCATGATAGCTCAGCCTCAGGAGTGCTAGACAAGGTGATGCAGAGGCATTTCATAAGTTTTCTTGGCATTGTTTCTGAAATATTGACTGAGTACAAAGTCTCTGTTTCAATTAATgaacttcacttttttttccttttataggGGAAGAAGAACCTCCTGTAATGACTGCTACGAAGTTCTTAGTGCCTGGAATATGTAAAGCAGAACTTCATTGCCACATCCACTCTGATGAACTGCAGGCAATTGCTCCTTTATAATACATGACAACATTGTTATGCATTGCCACTTTATCAACAGCCTCTGTTTGTGCTTTAACTACCACACTGTCTCAGCACTAAATCTACTTGAAGGAACCGACTGCCCCTGAGGAAGATCTGTTATTCCATTTTTTGTGGCCAGTAAACTTGAATCTGTTGGTATTTTTATAAAAACTCTTTCATGATTTGAAAAATGTAGCATGGAAAACCAGAAGAgcatacatttaaaataattcctgtTATAATTTAAATGTCATTATATTACAATGTTTACAGATGCTATAATCAAAATTTACTATTTTTTGCTAGGAATAACTTTGCAACTGGACATAAAAT encodes:
- the IL17RD gene encoding interleukin-17 receptor D; the protein is MIGDVQNITISQFACQEQVAVMILWTANAIGIEYLKGFRVILEELKSEGRQCQQMVLKDPKQLSPSFKRTGMESQPFVNLKFETDYFVKIVPFPSIKNESNYHPFFFRTRSCELLLQPENLVCKPYWKPRNVNVTQQGFNMQVSFDHAPHNFGFRSYFLHYKLKHEGLFKQKTCRQEQNTDTTSCVLQNVSPGDYIIELVDDTNTTRKTMHYALKPVHSPWAGPIRAIAITVPLVVISAFATLFTVMCRKKQQENIYSHLDEESSESSAYAAGLHVERLRPRPKVFICYSSKDCQKHINVIQCFAYFLQDFCGCEVALDLWEDLKSCKEDQKEWLIKKINESQFIIIVCSKGMKYFVEKKNWKHRGVARDAGKGEPFLFAVLTVAEKLRQAKQNSADLCKFIAVYFDYSCEGDIPAILDLSTKYKLMDNLPQLYSHLHSRDLSVQDSEGFPVNISKRNYFRSKSGRSLYVAICNMHQFIDQEPDWFEKQFIPFPPPSLHYSEPVMEKFDSGLVLNDLVNKQVMDGDFYLKTDLNISVGNSDSHCIIQHLNLGEDTETQDIQGGGSSVLQPLLHVVKASNLKDMPRDSGIYDSSVPSSELSLPLMEGLLTDQMETSSITGSVSSSSGLGEEEPPVMTATKFLVPGICKAELHCHIHSDELQAIAPL